TGCAGGAGCGCGTGCAGGGGCTGGAGGTAGTCGCGTAGGGCCCGCCAGCTTCAGGCGGGGCTAGCCAGCGCCTGCTCATACACGCGCTTGTTCTCCTCATCGAAAACAACGAAAACCGCTTCCTGCGGCCACGCGTGGGTGGCTAGCCACTGCCGTGCCTCGCGCACGGCAATGGCGGCCGCCTCGGCTTTCGGGTAGCCGTAGATGCCGGTGCTGATGCCGGGGAAGGCTACGGATTCCTAGAGCTAAACTGTTGTCGCCCTGCACAACGCGCAGGTGGGTAAAGGAGGCGTCGGACATAAACCTAATACGATTGAGAGGGCTGGCTACGCAACGCCCGGGCCCTGATTTTTGCCGCTTGAGGGCCGAAAATTATCGCTTGAGCAAGCGTGAATTGCGAAGGGCTAGGCCAAAAATCTACATTTGACCATCACTTCCAACCACCGCTAGCCCCCATACGCCATGCAGCCCCTCCGCCCCGTTACCGCCGACCCCCTCCGCGACCAGCGCCTGTGGCAGATTGCCAAGGCCCGTACCAAATTTCAGAGCCACCTGGTCACTTACCTGCTGGTGAATGCGGGGCTGTGGCTGCTGTGGGCCTTCACCACTCGGCCCTTCGAGGCGCATCAGCACGACTACCTGCCTTGGCCCATCTGGGCGACCGTATTTTGGGGCGTGGGCGTGGTAGCCCAGGGGCTAGCCGCCTACGGCAGCCTCAACCGGGGCGAGCGCACCCAGCGCGAGTATGAGCGCCTGCTGGCCCAGGACCAGCGGTAATCCCCGATTTGTTAATTGCGCGCGCAATGAAATGGCGCGCGGCAATCCTTCCTTTGTCGTCAGGGGAGTACCCTGGCTAAAAAGAAAGACTGCCGCGCGCCATATTCGTTGCGCGCGCAATTATACAAAGGTTCTGTTTTTTGATTGCATGAAAAAGCGCCCTGATAAACGCCTGCTCGGCCGCCGCGAGCTGATTGACCTGCCCGCGCTCGGCCTGCTGGGCGTGGTGGCCAAGGTCGATACCGGCGCCTACACCAGCGCCATTCACTGCGCTGACCTGCACCTGGAAACGGACCCCGCCACCGGCCGGCCGGTGCTGCACGTGCGCCTGCTCGACCCCGAGCACCCCGCCACCGACGGCCAGCCGCTAGCCTTCCATGAGTTTGCCGAGCGCAATATCCGCTCTTCCAACGGCGAGGTGCAGGCGCGCTACGTCATTCGCACGGTGGTGCAGCTCTACGGCGAAGACTTCAGCACCGAGTTTTCGCTGGCCGACCGCTCCGACCTCAAGCACCCGGTGCTGCTGGGGCGCTCGCTGCTGCGCCAGGGCCGCTTCGTGGTCGATGTGGCCCGGCGCGATATGGCATATCAGGCTGAGCGCCGGGCTGCTGCGAAAAACGCCCTGCCGAGCGCCGCGCCCGGTGGGCCGGTTTAGGCGTAGTTTGGTGCTAAAATTCAGGAAAAAAATACTGAATCTGCCGGGTAGTACCCGCCCCGGCAGCGCTTAAAGTTCGTTATCCGCTACCGCTACCGCTATCCTGCCCTGGGCCCTGCCTATTCCACTTGTTATGAAACTGGCAATTCTTTCGCGCGAGCCGCAGTCATACTCCACCCAGCGGCTGGTGGCGGCGGCCATCGAGCGCGGCCTCGAAACGCAGGTCCTCGACCACCTGCGTTGCAATCTGGTACTCGAAAAAGGCCAGCCCAGCATCCTTTATCAGGGCCAGCCGCTGGCTAGGCCCGACGCCATTATTCCGCGCATCGGCGCCTCGGTCACGTTCTACGGCACGGCCGTAGTGCGGCAGTTTGAGATGATGAAAGTGCGCACGGCCGTTGATAGCCAAGCCATTGTGCGCTCGCGCGACAAGCTGCGCTCGATGCAGATTCTGAGCCGCGCCGGCGTGGGCATGCCCAAAACGGCCTTCACCAACGACACCGACGAGCTGCCCGCCCTCATCGAGCACGTGGGCGGCGCCCCGGTCATTATTAAGCTCCTGGAGGGCACGCAGGGGCTAGGCGTGGTGCTGGCCGAAAGTGCCAAAGCTGCTCAGTCGGTTATCGAGGCTTTTCACAACCTCAAGGCCCGCATTCTGGTGCAGGAGTTCATTGGCGAAGCCAAAGGCGCCGATGTGCGCGCCTTCGTGGTCGATGGCGAGGTGGTGGGCGCCATGCGCCGCCAGGGCAAGGAAGGCGAGTTTCGCTCGAACCTGCACCGGGGTGGTACCGGCACGCTGGTCAAGCTGAGCCGCGCCGAAAAGGCCGCTGCTTTGCTTGCCACCAAGGCATTGGGGCTAGGGGTGGCCGGCGTCGATATGCTGCAAAGCAAGCGCGGCCCGCTGGTGCTGGAAGTCAATTCGTCGCCCGGCCTCGAAGGCATCGAAAAAGCTACCGGCCTCGACATTGCCGGGCGCATCATCGACTACACCGCCGCCCTCACGCTGCGCAAGCGCGGCGGTAAAGCCAAGCCCAAGCGTAAGAAAGCCGCCCCCGACCCGGCCCCCGGTGCGGCCTAGCGCCAAGCCCAGCCGTAGGTGCGGGTAATGGAGTTGGCCGGATTCTTGAGCGGCGGCTGGCTTTCTGGTACCTACCGGTGGGCTAGCCTGCTCTGAGGCGCTGCCGGCCTTTGGCGATGACAACTGACAATTATCTGGCCCTGAATGGCCTACGTATTCAACCCGGCGAGCGGGTGCTCACGCGCCTGGTCATTTCGCGCCTACCCTCCGGGGCCGTTATCGACGTGCCGGTGCATGTTATCCGGGCTACTGAGCCCGGCCCGGTGCTGCTGCTGATGGCCGGCATGCACGGCGACGAGGTAAATGGCGTCGAAACCATCCGGCGGCTCATCCGGCGCGATTTGTTGCAGCCCACGCGCGGCACCGTCATCGCCATTCCCATTCTCAACATCTACGGCTTTCTCAATTTCAGCCGCGAGGTGCCCGACGGCAAGGACGTCAACCGCTCGTTTCCGGGCCACCCGCGCGGCTCGGTGGCTAGCCGGGTGGCTTACCGCTTCATGCGCGAAATCATGCCGCTGGTAGATTATGGCATCGACTTTCACACCGGTGGTGCGGCCCGGGCCAATCATCCGCAACTGCGCTGCGTGCTGGGTGAGAACGCTGGCATCGATGCGCTGGCGGCGGCCTTCGCGGCGCCGTTTACGCTGCATGCGCGCCTGCGCACGGGCTCGCTGCGGGCCACGGCCCACGCCCTGGGCAAGCCTATTATCGTGTACGAAACCGGCGAAAGCCTGCGCTTCGACGAGGCCGGCATCGAGGAAGCCATTGCGGGCACGCTGCGGGTGCTGCACCACCTGGGCATGGGCCCCGAAGGCCCGGCGCCGGCCCGGCCCAACATCGTGTGCCACCGCCACCGCTGGCTGCGGGCACGCTACGCGGGCTTGTTTCGGGCGCACGTAGCGCTGGGCGATTTTGTGACGGAAGGCCAGATTTTTGGCTCCATTGCCGACCCCTACGGCGAGCAGTCGGTACGCCTTGAAGCCAGGGCCAGCGGCTACGTCATCGGCCTCAACTACATGCCGGTAGTAAACCAGGGCGACGCGCTGCTGCACCTGGCTATGCCGGTGTAGTGGAAAGTAGAATTGGGAATTAGCGCTTGGCGATTGGGATAATTCTTCACTCCTCATTCTGAATTCCAAATTCAACTCGTTCTACCTTTGCGAACATGAAAAACCCTGCCCAACTAGCTTTTAATGCCGTGCTGCTGCTTGCAGTGGCCGTGCTTTACTTTCTGCATTTCAGCCAGCGCCCGGCCGCCGCGCCCGTTGTAGCCCCGGTAGCCGCCACCGAAGACGCTGCCCCCGCGGCCGCCGATACCACCACGGCTAGCCCCGCCGTAGTCGCCGCCCCCGCCGAAACCGCGCCCGCAGTGGCTGCCGGCCCGGCCCCGGCCGCCGGGGCTATCGTGTACGTCGAATCGTCGAAGCTGCTCGATGGCTACCAGGGCATGAAGGATGCCCGCCGCTCATTTGAGGGCAAGGCCAAAGGCTGGGAACGGCAAAACCAGGCGCTCGTAACCAGCTTCCGCACCGCTGTGGAGGCGTACCAGAAAACCGCCGCCAGCCTCACCCCTGAGCAGCGTGCCGCCGCCGAACAAAAGCTGCAAGCCCAGCAGCAGCAAGGGGCCGCCGAGCAGCAAAAGATTCAGCAGCAGGCGCAGGAGGCCGAAGCCAAGCTTACCCAAACCGTGCTTGGCAGCGTAAATAAAAAGGTGGAAGCTTATGGTAAAGCCCATGGCTACAAGATGATACTCATCGCAGCGCCCAGCGGCACCATCGCCTACGGCGAAAAAGGACTCGACATAACGGCCCCCGTGCTAGCGTACCTCAACAGCGACTACCGCAAAAAATAGGCGAGCTCAGTCTAGCTTTTAGGCTGCTACGCTCACTAACCGAAACGGCTGCTCCGCTGCGCTTGCGCGGCAGAACAGCCGTTTCGGTTGATGGCTAAAAGCAAACCCTAGCAAGTCAGCACCACTTTGCCGAGCTGCTGGCCGGCTTCGAGGTAGCGCAGGGCGGCTTCGCCTTCGGCCAGCGGGAAAGTCTTATCGACTACCGGCACCAGCTGGTGCGTGTTTACGAAGGCGAGCATATTGTCAAAATCCTGCTCCGAGCCCATCGACGAGCCCAGGATGCTGAGTTGCTTCCAGAATACCTTGGCCGGCGGCAGCTGCGGGATGTTGCCCAGCGTAGCACCATAAAACACAATGCGCCCGCCCGGTGCGGCCACGTCGAGCAGCGCCCCGAAGGCATCGCCGCCCGCGCTGTCGATAATCACGTCGAAGCCGCCCGAGTTTTGCGTGAGGGTGCGGCCCCAGTTGGCTTGCTTGTAGCTGATGCCGCCGCGCAGGCCTAGCGGCAGGGCCAGGGCGCGGGCTATTTTCTCATCTTCGCCCGAGGTCACCCACACCTCGGCCCCGGCGGCGGCGCAAAACTGCGCGGCTACTTGGGCCACGCCGCCGCCTACGCCCGTCACCAGCACGCGCTCGCCGGGCTGCACCTGCGCCCGCCCGAAGGCCGCCCGGTAGGCCGTGAGGCCAGCCAGCGGCAGCGCGGCGGCCTGCTCCCAGCTGAGGTGGGCGGGGCGGGGGCGCACGTAGCGGGCCGCCACGGTGGTGTGCGTCGCAAAAGTGCCGGGGTCGGGCATGCCGAGCACCCGAAAATTGCGGCCCTGTGTGCGCTCATTGTCGCCCCATTCTACGCCGGGATAAATAATAACCGGCGCGCCCACGGTCCAGCCTGCGACGCCCGCGCCCAGGGCCGCGATTTCGCCCGCGCCATCGGCCCCGAGCGTGCACGGCAGCTTGATGCCCGCGTACTGGCCTTTCTGAATCCAGACATCGCGGTGATTGAGGGCCGCGGCGTGCAGCTTTACCAAGACCTCGCCGGCGGCGGGCTGGGGCGTAGGAATATCGCGGGCCACGGCGGGCTGGTGCGGGGCGTCTTGCTGAAGAGCGAGCATAAAAAACGGTGAGCAGTAAACCAAAAAGAGTTGGCCTGACTAGGCGGGCAACTGCTTAACGGAAAAAACGAAAAAGTGATAAGTGGGGGCTACACCCGCCGCATAGATAGTTGAATCGGGACGGCTACCAGCAGGCCCATCAGCAGCCCGCCGAGGTGGGCAATGTTATCAATATTGCCAGTCAAACCCGAAATTAAATTACTGAGCACCAAGTATAAAACCAATCCGAGCATGCCGCGCCGGTCCCACTTGTCGAGCGCAATACGCTTGCTGAGCAGCAGCACCAGCAGCAGGCCATACAGCCCAAAAATGGCTCCGCTAGCCCCCGTCGAGTTGATGCCGCCGCTGTGGTACCAGAGCGTGGCGGCCGAGGCGGCCACGCCGCTAGCCAGGTAAGCGGCCAGCAGGCGCCCGCCGCCGGTGCGGGCCTCCAGCAGCACGCCCAGCAGCCAGAGGCTAGCCATATTGAGCAGCAAATGCGTGATACCGCCGTGCACAAACAAGCTCGTAACCAGCCGCCAGGGCTGGCCCGGCCACGTCAGGCCCGTCACGTTGGAGCCCCAGCGGGCCAGCGCGTGGCCGGTAGGCGCCGTGGCCGACACGCCGCTCAGCGTCATGGCTAGCCACACCAGCAGGTTGAGGTCGATGAGCACGGGCACGGCCCAGCACTGGCGCGTGGGCCAGAACAGGCCGCGCAGCACTGGCAGCAGCACTTGGCCCCAGGTTTCGTCGGGCTCGCTCGCGGCCGCGGGGGCGGGTGGGGGAGGTGGCGCGGGCGCCTCGGGTACCAGGCCCCGGCGTTGCAGCTCGGCCACGGCGGCGGCGCCCACGGCAGGCGGGTAGCGGCTGGCGTGGCGGGCCAGGTAAAGCAGCTCGGCATCGGGGCGCTGGGCAAAGTGCGCGGCGGCCGCCTCGGGGGTGGAAACGTCCATTATGCTTGCTTAACCGCCGGGCGGGGCGCTTGGGTTTCGCGCTAGCCTGCTCGCCGTTGCCCGGCCCGCTTAAAGCTTAATTTCCAATACGGTAGCCCGGTAAGGCTTGCCCGTAACGGGCGATACCTGGCGCAGGCCGGCCAGCCAGTCCTGCACGTCGGCTTCGCGGGCCTGCATTTCTTTGTCGGTCAAAAATTTACGCCCCGCCAGTAGCTCCGGAAAATTGGCCAGGATGTGCTGCTGGCTGCTGGCCGTGCTCGCCATGCGGTCGAGCTGGTCGCGCATTTTGGGCCCAAAGCGGTAGCTGTACACCACGGCCTTGTTCCAGTCGCGCCAGGTTTGGCGCACCACCAGGGTTTGCTCGGCAAACATGGGCCCGGCCTGGCCGGCGCGCGCCTGCGAAGTCAGGAACTCGGTCTGCGTTTCGGCGGTCCAGAAGCGGCGGCACAATCCCCGAAACTGGCGCAGCTCTTGGTCTTTCTGCTTTTCGGCGGCCGGCACGCGGGCCACCTGCTCCTGCACTATTTTATCCACGTCGAACGTCGGAATGGGCCGCGCCGCCACGGTTTCCAGCTTCAGCGAATCGGGCGAGAGGTGGCCCGGCTGGCTGGCGGCCAGTGGCTGGGCGGCCGGCCGGCTAGCCCAGTACACAGCGCCGCCCGCTCCCGCAAACCCCAGCAGTGCCGCCGCTAGCAGCCCGGGCCGCCGGCCGGGGCTCGAAGCTTCTGCCGCGGCGTAGTCGGCCACGGGCTCGCTGGGGCGTGGGGCGGAGCCAACCCCGCGCCGCCGCAGCTCCTGGCGGGCGGCGGCCACGAGGTCGGCGTGGTAATAGCCGGGGTTATCAACGAAAAATTGCAGCTCCGCGTCGGTTTTGGCGCGTAGTACGTCGGTAGCAGTAGTCATAGCCAGGGGCAGACAAAGAGGTTGATGGGGCTTAGGGCGGTAAGATGGGTATAAATCTTCGGATACCCAAGACTAACCACCCGCGCCAGGCTGCGTACACCACGCACACCCTTTGCCACGCGCCCCATGCCCACCACCCGCCCCGAAAAAGAACAGGCCACCGAGTCCCCGCAATCGGACGGCTACCAGCCCCTGGGCCGCCAGGAGGCACCCACTAACCCCGATGCCCTTTACGGCGGCAACGCCGACGACAACTCGGGCAGCGGCGGCAACGCCCATCCCAGCAGCAATGCCCAGGACAAGAAAGCTGCCGCGCTCGAAACCGACGCCGACGGCAACGCCCAAACCGATGAAGAGAATGACGGCGGCATTGGCGGCCCCGGCGCCAGCGGCGGCACGGGCGTGAGCGGTGGCAGCGTCGGCCAGGTAAATCTTTAGCATTTAACAACTACTTACTCATGGTAACTCCTAATCCCGCCCCCGATTCCGGCCGCCCGTCGGAAATTGAAGAAGGTAAAACGCCCAGCACCGCCGGCTCCATCACCAACCCCGCTGCCGACCCGGACCCCAACGCCAGCGGCAATCCGGAGGCCGTGACTCAGCAAGACCTGGCCAAGAGCGACGGCGCCGGTATCCGGGGCGACTACGGCGATGCCGAGCAAACCAACGGCCTCGAAGGCGGCGAGCAGTCAGTCACCGACGCTGGCCCCGACCGCGCCGATAAAAACCCGACCAACGCGCCCCAGGAAGAGGTTTAGATAGCTAAGCCGACCCGCTAAAGCCCGTTTTGCAGCGCAAAGCGGGCTTTTTGCGTTGAGCCTGCGAAGTAAGCGGGCTAGCTGCCCGTACTTTGTGCTTGTGCTGAGTCTTTGGTTTTTCTGCCCCCGCCGCGTTTTCTGCTACTTACTTTGCCTGCTGCCGCTTGCCTTGCGCGCGCAGGTGCCGCCCACCCTCGGCGCCATTGCCGGCCAGGAAGACCTGCGCCCCGCCCCGCCCAAGCGCGAATTGCGCGGCTTCTGGGTGGCTACGGTGGGCAATATCGACTGGCCCAACCAGCGCGGCGAGGCCCCCGAGCACTACCGGCGCGAGTACCGCCGCCTGCTCGATGCCGGCCAGCGCGCCGGCCTCAACGCGGTGTTCGTGCAAATCCGGCCGGCTTCGGATGCTTTCTATAAGTCGGACCTGGAGCCCTGGAGCAAGTACCTGACCGGCCGCCAGGGCAAGGCGCCCGGCGAGGGCGACGACCCGCTGCCCTTCCTCATTGCCGAGGCGCACCGCCACAATATGGAGTTCCACGCCTGGTTTAATCCCTACCGGGCCACGATGGACACCCTCACGCGCGCGCTAGCCTCGCTGCACCCCTACAAGCGCCACCCCGACTGGTTTATCAAGTACGCGGGCCAATACCTCTACAACCCCGGCCTGCCCGACGTGCGCACCCACATCAGGCGCGTGATAATGGACGTGGTGCGACGCTATGATATTGATGGCGTGCACTTTGATGATTATTTCTACCCGTACCCCGAGCCCGGCCAGGTTTTTCACGACGAGCAGGCATTCCGCCAGTACAACCCCGACAGCCTGAAGCTACCCGACTGGCGTCGCCAGAACGTGAACGTGCTCATCCGCGACCTGCACGACAGCATCCGGCTAGCCAAGCGCTGGGTAAAATTCGGCATCTCGCCCTTCGGCGTGTGGATGAACAAGAGCAGCGACCCGCTAGGCTCCGACACCCGCGCCGGGCAGCCCAGCTACTCCAACCTCTACGCCGATTCGCGCCTCTGGCTCCAGCAGGGCTGGGTCGATTACATTCTGCCGCAGCTTTATTGGAGCACCAAGTTCCGGCTCGTGCCCTACGCCACGCTACTGGAATGGTGGACGCGCAACCACTTTCAGCGCCACCTCTACATCGGCCACGGCACCTACCGCATGCTCGAAAGCACCCGCTCGGACACCGCCTGGCGCAATCCGCGCGAGCTGCCCCGCCAGCTGCGCCTCAACCGCGACTACCCCGACGACGTGCAGGGCAGCGTATTTTTTTCGGCCAAGTCGCTGGCCACCAATCCGCTGCATACTACCGACTCCTTGCGCCAGGATGCCTACCGCGCCCCGGCGCTGGTGCCCGTCATGCCCTGGCTCGACAGCCTGGCCCCGCGCCCGGTGCGCGCGCTGGCTCTCACTCGCCGGGGCCACACCGCTAGCCTCACCTGGCAGCCCGACCTGGTGCCCGCCGCCGATGGCGACCTCGCTGCCTACTACGTGCTCTACCGCTTCGAGCGCGGCCAGGTGATGGGCCCCAACGACCCGCGCCGCATCCTCACCATTGTGCGGCCCGGCGCGCTGGCCCAGCCCGGCACCTACGCCGACACCACGGCCCTGCCCGGCGTGGCCTACGCCTACTACCTTACGGCCGTCGACCGCCTGCACAACGAAAGCCTGCCCGTGCGCATCTTCACCGAAGGCAAACTGCCCGTCGAAACCCTGGCCGCCGCCCCGCCGGCCCAGGGGCCGCCCGTGGCCGCCGCCCGCCCGGCGCCCCGGCCGCAGCCGCCCGTGGCCGCCGCGCCGCATCCGCAGCCCCGCCCGGCCCCTGTCGTAGCCGAAACAGCTGCTACCAAAGTGAAAATCAAGGAGAAGCCCCGGCGGCGCGGCTTCTTCGCCAGGCTCTTTGGGTTGAAGTAGCTAGGCCGGAAATAGGATAAACGGACCGTCATGCTGAGCTTGCCGCAGCATGACGGTCTTTTCTATGGCTACTTCTTCCCTCACCCCATCCGCCCGCCTGGTTTCGCTCGATGTCTTTCGGGGCCTCACCGTCATGTTGATGACGATAGTAAATAATCCCGGCGACTGGGGCCATATCTATCCGCCCCTTGAGCACGCCGAGTGGAATGGCTGCACGCCCACCGACCTGGTGTTTCCATTCTTCCTTTTCATCGTGGGCGTGAGCCTGGCTTATGCCCTGGCTGGCGCCCGGCGCGAGCAGGTGCCACTCGGCCCGGTGCTGGCTAGGGTGGCGCGGCGGGCGGCTATTCTGTTCGGGCTAGGGGTGCTCACCTCGCTCTATCCGCACTTCGATTTTAGCACGGTGCGCATCATGGGCGTGTTGCAGCGCATTGCGTTGGTGTACTTCGGGTGCAGCCTTATCTACCTGGTAAGCAGCTGGCGCACGCAGGTTATCCTGCTGATAGTCTTCTTAATAAGCTACGCCGCGCTCATGCAGCTGGTGCCCGTGCCCGGCGTTGGTCCGGCCAGCCTGGAGCCCACTACCAACCTCGGCGCCTGGCTCGACCGCACCGTGCTCACCGAGCCGCACCTCTGGAAAACCTCGCGCACCTGGGACCCCGAGGGCCTGCTCGGCACCCTGCCGGCGCTGGGCACCGGGCTGCTCGGCCTGCTGGCCGGCCAATGGCTGCGCTGGCCCGGCCCGGCGCGCCTTGGCAAGCCGGCCGGCCTGGCGCTGGCCGGCGGGCTAGCCCTGGCGCTGGGCCTGGTTTGGAGCCACTGGTTTCCCATTAATAAAGCGTTGTGGACCAGCTCCTACGTACTCTTCGCCGGAGGGCTGGCGCTGGGCTTGCTGGCGCTGCTCTACTGGCTGTGCGATGTGCGCGGCTACCGGCGCGGGTTGGGGCCGGTGCTGGCCTTCGGCGTCAATGCCATTGCGGTGTTTTTTGGCTCGGCTATTCTCTCGCGCACATTAGGCCTGCTGCGGCTAGCGGGGCCGGGCGGGCAGCCGGTGGGCGGTAAGGAGTGGCTCTACGAGTGGGGAATCGCACCGTTTTTCAGCGACCCGCGCAATGCATCGCTGGCTGGCGCGGTAGTATGTTTGCTCATCTGGCTGGTCGTGCTCAGCTGGCTGCGCCACCGCAACTGGGTCTGGAAAGTATAAGGTCGGGCTAATGGCAGCAATGTTGCATTTTGTTCGATAACATTTTTGCATCAATGTTGCGTTTTTATAAGTATTTGTTAATTAACCTAAAAGCTCTGGCGTAGTGTGCTTGCCACTTGGCTAGCCATCCAGCCGCTGGGCATCTTGCATGAAAATTCTCATCATCGGCGGCGGCAACATGGGCCTGACCTACGCCCGCAGCTTCGTGCGGGCCCACGTTACCTCGCGCCTCGACCTGCGCCTGCTAGCCCGCTCGGCCGAGCGCGTGCCCGCGCTGGCCGCCCACGAAATCGGCACGGTGTGGGCTAGCCCCGCCGACTGCGTGCCCGGCGCCGACATCATTATTCTGGCCGTGAAGCCCCAGGATTCGGCGGCCCTCTTTGCGCAACTGCGCGGGCTGGTGCAGCCGCAGCAAGTCATTCTCAGCATCATGGCCGGCGTGCGGATAGCGACGCTGCGCGAGGCGCTGGGCACGCCCAAGATTATCCGGGCCATGCCCAACCTGCCGGCCCAGATTGGTATGGGTATGACGGCCTTTACGAGCACCGACGAGGTGACCCGCGCCGAGCTGGTGCAGGTGCAAAACCTGCTCTCAACCACCGGCAAAACGGTGTATGTGGAGCAGGAAAGCGCCATTGATGCCAGCACGGCCATCTCGGGCAGCGGCCCGGCCTACGTGTACTACTGCATGGAAGCCCTGATGGCCGCCGCCGCCCAAATGGGCTTTGCGCCCGCCGAGGCCGAGCTGCTGGTGAGCCAGACCTTTCGCGGCGCAGTGGAATTGTATAGTCAGGCCGGCCTTAGCTGCCAGGACTGGATTGCCCGTGTGGCCTCTAAAGGCGGTACCACCGAGGCGGCCATGCACGCTTTCGGCAGCGGGGCCGTGCGCGAGGGCCTGATGGCCGGCGCCGAAGCCGCCCGCGCCCGCGCCGAGGAGCTAGGAAAATAAGCTGGACTCAACGCCCGCCCAACGCCTGCGTAAGCAAGAGCCGGCCCAGGAATCGGCCGCCGACTCGTAAGCCTCATTTATGAAAAAAACTGCTTTACTCGCTGGCGCTACCGGGCTTGTTGGTAGCGCATTACTACCCTTATTACTTGCCGCCGACCGCTACGCCAAAGTGATAGTGGTGGGCCGCCAGCCAGTGGCGATGGAGCACCCTAAGCTCGTGCAGGTAGTCACGGCGCTCGACCAGCTGGAGCACGAGCGGCTGCGGCTCATTGCCGACGACGTGTATTGCTGCCTGGGCACAACTATCCGGCAGGCGGGCTCGCAGGAAGCATTTTATATAGTTGATTTTCTGTACGTAGTGCGGCTGGCCGCCCTCACGGCGGCCAATTTTGCGGCTCAGTTTCTGGTGGTTTCGGCGCTGGGCGCCGACCTCGACTCGCGCTTCTACTACAGCCGCGTAAAGGGCGAGATGGAAGAAGCCGTGCGCCAGACGCCCTTCCGGGCCATTCATATTTTTCGGCCCTCGCTGCTGCTGGGCGCGCGCGCCAAACCCCGCCTGGGCGAGCGGCTAGGGGCCGTGGTGCTGGCCCTGGCGCGCCCGCTGCTGCGTGGCGGCTGGCGCAAGTACCGGCCCGTAGCCGCCGCCACCGTAGCCCAGGCCATGCTGCACGCCGCCGAAGACGACGGCGGCGGCGTGCGCATCCACAACTCCGAAGCCTTGTAAAATTTTCATTACCAAATCAACGCCCACGAAAAAGCCCCGGTAACCGTTAGGCTCCGGGGCTCTTCAAGTCAAAAACCACGTCGGGCATTGCGCTACCAGCGGCGGCCCCAGCCCCGCCCGTAGTACGGCCGCGGCGCATAATACACGGGGCGAGGAGCATAATATACCGGGGCCGGCGCGTAGTACACGGGCCGGGGCGCGTAGTACACCGGGGCCGGCGCATAGTATACGGGCGGCGCTACTACTA
The genomic region above belongs to Hymenobacter sp. BRD128 and contains:
- a CDS encoding succinylglutamate desuccinylase/aspartoacylase family protein → MTTDNYLALNGLRIQPGERVLTRLVISRLPSGAVIDVPVHVIRATEPGPVLLLMAGMHGDEVNGVETIRRLIRRDLLQPTRGTVIAIPILNIYGFLNFSREVPDGKDVNRSFPGHPRGSVASRVAYRFMREIMPLVDYGIDFHTGGAARANHPQLRCVLGENAGIDALAAAFAAPFTLHARLRTGSLRATAHALGKPIIVYETGESLRFDEAGIEEAIAGTLRVLHHLGMGPEGPAPARPNIVCHRHRWLRARYAGLFRAHVALGDFVTEGQIFGSIADPYGEQSVRLEARASGYVIGLNYMPVVNQGDALLHLAMPV
- a CDS encoding 2TM domain-containing protein gives rise to the protein MQPLRPVTADPLRDQRLWQIAKARTKFQSHLVTYLLVNAGLWLLWAFTTRPFEAHQHDYLPWPIWATVFWGVGVVAQGLAAYGSLNRGERTQREYERLLAQDQR
- a CDS encoding RimK/LysX family protein, which codes for MKKRPDKRLLGRRELIDLPALGLLGVVAKVDTGAYTSAIHCADLHLETDPATGRPVLHVRLLDPEHPATDGQPLAFHEFAERNIRSSNGEVQARYVIRTVVQLYGEDFSTEFSLADRSDLKHPVLLGRSLLRQGRFVVDVARRDMAYQAERRAAAKNALPSAAPGGPV
- the rimK gene encoding 30S ribosomal protein S6--L-glutamate ligase, coding for MKLAILSREPQSYSTQRLVAAAIERGLETQVLDHLRCNLVLEKGQPSILYQGQPLARPDAIIPRIGASVTFYGTAVVRQFEMMKVRTAVDSQAIVRSRDKLRSMQILSRAGVGMPKTAFTNDTDELPALIEHVGGAPVIIKLLEGTQGLGVVLAESAKAAQSVIEAFHNLKARILVQEFIGEAKGADVRAFVVDGEVVGAMRRQGKEGEFRSNLHRGGTGTLVKLSRAEKAAALLATKALGLGVAGVDMLQSKRGPLVLEVNSSPGLEGIEKATGLDIAGRIIDYTAALTLRKRGGKAKPKRKKAAPDPAPGAA
- a CDS encoding OmpH family outer membrane protein, yielding MKNPAQLAFNAVLLLAVAVLYFLHFSQRPAAAPVVAPVAATEDAAPAAADTTTASPAVVAAPAETAPAVAAGPAPAAGAIVYVESSKLLDGYQGMKDARRSFEGKAKGWERQNQALVTSFRTAVEAYQKTAASLTPEQRAAAEQKLQAQQQQGAAEQQKIQQQAQEAEAKLTQTVLGSVNKKVEAYGKAHGYKMILIAAPSGTIAYGEKGLDITAPVLAYLNSDYRKK
- a CDS encoding glycoside hydrolase family 10 protein; amino-acid sequence: MPPTLGAIAGQEDLRPAPPKRELRGFWVATVGNIDWPNQRGEAPEHYRREYRRLLDAGQRAGLNAVFVQIRPASDAFYKSDLEPWSKYLTGRQGKAPGEGDDPLPFLIAEAHRHNMEFHAWFNPYRATMDTLTRALASLHPYKRHPDWFIKYAGQYLYNPGLPDVRTHIRRVIMDVVRRYDIDGVHFDDYFYPYPEPGQVFHDEQAFRQYNPDSLKLPDWRRQNVNVLIRDLHDSIRLAKRWVKFGISPFGVWMNKSSDPLGSDTRAGQPSYSNLYADSRLWLQQGWVDYILPQLYWSTKFRLVPYATLLEWWTRNHFQRHLYIGHGTYRMLESTRSDTAWRNPRELPRQLRLNRDYPDDVQGSVFFSAKSLATNPLHTTDSLRQDAYRAPALVPVMPWLDSLAPRPVRALALTRRGHTASLTWQPDLVPAADGDLAAYYVLYRFERGQVMGPNDPRRILTIVRPGALAQPGTYADTTALPGVAYAYYLTAVDRLHNESLPVRIFTEGKLPVETLAAAPPAQGPPVAAARPAPRPQPPVAAAPHPQPRPAPVVAETAATKVKIKEKPRRRGFFARLFGLK
- a CDS encoding rhomboid family intramembrane serine protease; protein product: MDVSTPEAAAAHFAQRPDAELLYLARHASRYPPAVGAAAVAELQRRGLVPEAPAPPPPPAPAAASEPDETWGQVLLPVLRGLFWPTRQCWAVPVLIDLNLLVWLAMTLSGVSATAPTGHALARWGSNVTGLTWPGQPWRLVTSLFVHGGITHLLLNMASLWLLGVLLEARTGGGRLLAAYLASGVAASAATLWYHSGGINSTGASGAIFGLYGLLLVLLLSKRIALDKWDRRGMLGLVLYLVLSNLISGLTGNIDNIAHLGGLLMGLLVAVPIQLSMRRV
- a CDS encoding zinc-binding dehydrogenase translates to MLALQQDAPHQPAVARDIPTPQPAAGEVLVKLHAAALNHRDVWIQKGQYAGIKLPCTLGADGAGEIAALGAGVAGWTVGAPVIIYPGVEWGDNERTQGRNFRVLGMPDPGTFATHTTVAARYVRPRPAHLSWEQAAALPLAGLTAYRAAFGRAQVQPGERVLVTGVGGGVAQVAAQFCAAAGAEVWVTSGEDEKIARALALPLGLRGGISYKQANWGRTLTQNSGGFDVIIDSAGGDAFGALLDVAAPGGRIVFYGATLGNIPQLPPAKVFWKQLSILGSSMGSEQDFDNMLAFVNTHQLVPVVDKTFPLAEGEAALRYLEAGQQLGKVVLTC